A window from Vidua macroura isolate BioBank_ID:100142 chromosome 20, ASM2450914v1, whole genome shotgun sequence encodes these proteins:
- the ABHD11 gene encoding protein ABHD11 isoform X1 — MMLRRLPRAPAPPPLSRSLPQPAAAAARSVATAVPLTHVEVEGHKDRPPLVLLHGLFGSHSNFQTVAKTLVRRGSGKVLTLDARNHGSSPHSPVMTYEAMSLDVQHLLSRLGITKCILVGHSMGGKTAMTLALQRPDLVERLISVDVGPGSTAPVSEFSAYISAMKEVKVPAGLSRSAARQLADDQLQPVVKLPQLRQFLLTNLVEVEGCYMWRVNLEAISRHLADLMNFPVFHKPYPGPALFLGGSDSPYISSRDYPEIQRLFPKAEIQYIKGAGHVVHQDKFEEFITAVLNFLPQL; from the exons atgatGCTCCGCCGGCtgccccgcgcccccgccccgccgcccctctCGCGCTCCCTCCCGCagcccgccgccgctgccgcccgcTCCGTGGCCAC TGCAGTGCCCCTGACCCATGTGGAGGTAGAGGGTCACAAGGATCGACCACCCCTCGTCCTGCTCCATGGCCTCTTTGGCAGCCACAGCAACTTCCAGACAGTGGCCAAGACACTGGTGCGCCGTGGTAGCGGCAAG gtgcTGACATTGGATGCCCGGAACCACGGCagcagcccccacagccccgTGATGACGTATGAAGCAATGAGCCTGGACGTGCAGCATCTCCTGAGCCGCCTGGGCATCACCAAGTGCATCCTTGTGGGACACAGCATGGGGGGCAAGACGGCCATGACGCTGGCCTTGCAGCGG CCAGACCTGGTGGAGCGCCTCATCTCCGTAGACGTTGGTCCTGGCTCAACCGCCCCCGTGTCCGAATTCTCTGCCTACATCTCAGCCATGAAGGAGGTGAAGGTCCCGGCGGGGCTGTCCCGCTCAGCAGCACGCCAGCTGGCAGATGACCAGCTGCAGCCCGTGGTCAAG CTCCCACAGCTGAGACAGTTCCTCCTCACCAACCTGGTGGAGGTGGAAGGCTGCTACATGTGGCGGGTGAACCTGGAGGCTATTTCCCGGCACCTGGCAGATCTCATGAACTTCCCTGTCTTCCACAAGCCATATCCTGGTCCTGCACTCTTCTTGGGAGGGTCCGACTCGCCCTATATCAG ctccagagactACCCAGAGATCCAACGTCTCTTCCCCAAGGCAGAGATCCAGTACATTAAAGGTGCAGGCCACGTAGTCCATCAGGATAAATTTGAAGAATTCATCACTGCTGTCCTCAATTTCCTGCCACAGCTGTAG
- the ABHD11 gene encoding protein ABHD11 isoform X2, with amino-acid sequence MASLAATATSRQWPRHWCAVVAARQVLTLDARNHGSSPHSPVMTYEAMSLDVQHLLSRLGITKCILVGHSMGGKTAMTLALQRPDLVERLISVDVGPGSTAPVSEFSAYISAMKEVKVPAGLSRSAARQLADDQLQPVVKLPQLRQFLLTNLVEVEGCYMWRVNLEAISRHLADLMNFPVFHKPYPGPALFLGGSDSPYISSRDYPEIQRLFPKAEIQYIKGAGHVVHQDKFEEFITAVLNFLPQL; translated from the exons ATGGCCTCTTTGGCAGCCACAGCAACTTCCAGACAGTGGCCAAGACACTGGTGCGCCGTGGTAGCGGCAAG gcaggtgcTGACATTGGATGCCCGGAACCACGGCagcagcccccacagccccgTGATGACGTATGAAGCAATGAGCCTGGACGTGCAGCATCTCCTGAGCCGCCTGGGCATCACCAAGTGCATCCTTGTGGGACACAGCATGGGGGGCAAGACGGCCATGACGCTGGCCTTGCAGCGG CCAGACCTGGTGGAGCGCCTCATCTCCGTAGACGTTGGTCCTGGCTCAACCGCCCCCGTGTCCGAATTCTCTGCCTACATCTCAGCCATGAAGGAGGTGAAGGTCCCGGCGGGGCTGTCCCGCTCAGCAGCACGCCAGCTGGCAGATGACCAGCTGCAGCCCGTGGTCAAG CTCCCACAGCTGAGACAGTTCCTCCTCACCAACCTGGTGGAGGTGGAAGGCTGCTACATGTGGCGGGTGAACCTGGAGGCTATTTCCCGGCACCTGGCAGATCTCATGAACTTCCCTGTCTTCCACAAGCCATATCCTGGTCCTGCACTCTTCTTGGGAGGGTCCGACTCGCCCTATATCAG ctccagagactACCCAGAGATCCAACGTCTCTTCCCCAAGGCAGAGATCCAGTACATTAAAGGTGCAGGCCACGTAGTCCATCAGGATAAATTTGAAGAATTCATCACTGCTGTCCTCAATTTCCTGCCACAGCTGTAG
- the CLDN3 gene encoding claudin-3: MSMGLEIGGVALSVLGWLCSIICCALPMWKVSAFIGNNIVTAQILWEGLWMSCVVQSTGQMQCKVYDSMLALPQDLQAARALLVVAIILAVLGLMVAIVGAQCTRCVEDESTKAKITIVSGVIFLLSGVMTLIPVCWSANTIIRDFYNPLVIEAQKRELGTSLYVGWAASALLLLGGGLLCCSCPPKDDRYPTGKVAYSAPRSAVTSYDKRNYV; encoded by the coding sequence ATGTCGATGGGGCTGGAGATCGGCGGCGTGGCCTTGTCCGTGCTGGGTTGGTTGTGCAGCATCATCTGCTGCGCGTTGCCCATGTGGAAGGTGTCGGCCTTCATCGGCAACAACATCGTGACGGCCCAGATCctctgggaagggctgtggaTGAGCTGCGTGGTGCAGAGCACGGGGCAGATGCAGTGCAAGGTCTACGACTCCATGCTGGCGCTCCCGCAGGACCTGCAAGCCGCCCGCGCCCTGCTGGTGGTGGCCATCATCTTGGCCGTCCTGGGCTTAATGGTGGCCATCGTGGGTGCCCAGTGCACCCGCTGCGTGGAGGATGAGAGCACCAAAGCCAAGATCACCATCGTCTCCGGTgtcatcttcctcctctctggTGTCATGACCCTCATCCCTGTCTGCTGGTCAGCCAACACCATCATCCGGGATTTCTACAACCCACTGGTGATTGAAGCGCAGAAGCGGGAGCTGGGCACTTCGCTCTACGTAGGCTGGGCAGCCTCCGCACTCCTGCTGCTTGGgggggggctgctctgctgctcctgccccccCAAAGACGACAGGTACCCCACGGGCAAGGTGGCCTACTCCGCCCCACGCTCCGCTGTCACTAGCTACGACAAGAGGAACTATGTCTGA